In Mastomys coucha isolate ucsf_1 unplaced genomic scaffold, UCSF_Mcou_1 pScaffold9, whole genome shotgun sequence, the genomic window TGCTCAGGTCAAGTTGGCATATCAGGAATCTGAGGTAGCTGCTCTGCTCAAGAAGATCCCTCGGGGTCCCAGTGAAATGAGTACCATTCGGTGCCGGGCAGAAGAACTTCGGGAGGGCACACTGTGTGACTATCGGCCTGTCTTGCCCCTCATGTTGGCCAGTTTCATCTTTGATGTTCTCTGTGCTCCAGGTATAACGCCCTACAGTAAGTGGAGAACTTGGAGCGGGGATggggggggaggaaatagggtagggttttgttgttgttttgttttttaaggaaaactAAGACTCTGTTAGAGTCATCTTTAGGACCCACCAGGCAGCTTCCTGGGTAGGTCTTGGATTATGAAGGTCTTGGATTCCTTTGCAATTTTTCCTGAGATACTTTGGTTTGCTTGACTTCACCCAATTTTCATCTAGTGGTTTCTCTCACGGGTTCCCGGCCCCCAAGTCGAAACTGGACTAATGAGATGCCTGGAGATGAGGAGCTAGGATTTGAAGCAGCAGTTGCTGCCTTGGGTATGTGTCTTGTCTTGGGCATGTTTATGAGCAAAGCCTCCTTCAAGCTAGCTGTGTTGGGAAAGTCAAGATGACATGTGGGAACCAACTGGTCACCACTTATTACACAGTCAGTATCtagagaggggctggagatgcTCACACTTACTGCTTTTCTAAAGGATCCCggtcagttcccaggacccacaggatgGCTAACTATAAGTAATTCCATTTTCCGAGGgatgcagtgccctcttctggcttccatgggcacatcaaatacatggtatatacatgcatgtaaacaaaacacatacatacataaaaataaataaaacttaaatgtgTGTTACATGTGGTGGGTGTTTAAAGGACAGCaaatcaaaaatttaaagaaaagtctCAGGGAAGTGACCAACTACGTAATGTCGGCTAAAAGATCAGGGAGCTGTAGACAGGAAATTGTCAGGAACACACTCAGTTCTAAGACCAGATATGATGGTTATAcctacaatcccagtacttgggaggtggaggcagaaggatccagaGTTCATTTTCAtacttggctacatagcaagtttgaggccagcctgtgctacatgggATCTAGCCTCAaaaccatcatcatcaacaacaacaaaagcaagcaaTCAAACAAGAAGTTAGATGTGCCTAGGTATGTaagacacacctttaactccagtagAATAGAACAGGTTACAAAGGTTTTGAAAAGGTTGGATGTAAGCAGTGAGGACTTTTTTCTCATCAACTGGCAGCTGGCCTTGGCTTTTATGTTTTTGGTGTCTTTGGAGCTATAAATACTAATCCCCAAGAGGCCCTTCCTCACAGGCATGAAGACAACAGTGAGTGAGGCAGAACATCCCCTCCTATGTGAAGGCACACGTCGGGAGAAGGGTGACCTGGCCTTAGCACTCATGATCACTTACAAGGACGACCAGGCCAAGCTCAAGAAGGTAAGGGACTGAGATACTGGATTTTTGCCAGGCAGCGTGTGAGCAAAATGTCACAGTCTTTCTCAGAAGTTTCCAGTACAGTGACCAAAGTACTGGCCTGTGTGTAGGAGGTGAGTAGAGAATTCTGGAGACTTCTCATAAAGAACAAGAGACCAATGGTTCTTATAGGTATGCTTGGGCatgaggtggaagaagagaagcagagagcataAAGTCAATCAGtcatttatttcaatatttattgaatatcagTATGTTCAGTCCTCAGGTAAGTGTTATGGAAGATTCCAAGACATGTAAGCTGGGAGGTTATCCTGTAGTTACAACTGGGGAAGACTTCCTGAGGAGGTAGCATTAGGCTGCttcaagaaaaaaggaagataaCAGAATTCAGGAAATAAAGGACATCATGTTACTGCTTGTCTCTTCTCCAGATCCTAGACAAACTCTTGGACCGAGAAAGCCAGACACATAAGCCACAGACCCTGAGTTCTTTCTACTCATCCAGCCGGCCAGCCACAGCCAACCAGAGATCTCCCTCAAAGCATGGGGCCCCATCTGCTCCTGGGGCCTTGCAGCCATTGACTTCAAGCTCTGCTGGGCCTGCTCAGCCAGGGAATGTGGCAGGGGCTGGGCCAGGTCCCACTGAGGGCTTTACAGAGAAGAATGTGCCTGGTGAGGTGGAAGAACTGGGTagggcaggtgggtgggtggtaCAGTCAGGTTGTGCCTTTTCCTGGGCTCATTCCAGTGTTCTATTTTCACCTCAGAAAGCTCTCCACATTCCCCATGTGAAGGTCTCCCACCTGAGGCAGCTTTGACTCCACGGGCGGAGGGGAAGGTTCCTAGCCGCCTAGCACTCGGCAGTCGTGGAGGCTATAATGGTCGAGGTTGGGGCTCCCCAGGGCGGCccaaaaagaaacacacaggtACAGCAGCCTATGGGATGGCATGGAGGGAAGGCTAGTCCTGAAAGGCTGGAGACTGACTTCATTTTGGGGTTGCTAGGCATGGCCAGCATTGACAGCAGTGCCCCTGAAACCACATCGGACAGCTCTCCTACTTTAAGCCGAAGGCCACTTCGAGGGGGCTGGGCCCCTACCTCGTGGGGTCGAGGACAAGACAGTGACAGCATTAGCAGCTCTTCCTCAGACTCTCTGGGCTCCTCATCCTCCAGTGGAAGCCGCCGGGCTAGTGCCAGTGGAGGGGCCCGGGCAAAGACTGTTGAAGTTGGCAGGTCAGTAGGGAGAAATACCCATCTAGCCCATCCTCCTAGTGTGGCCCCACTGTTGTCACCTAACGGCCTTACTTACCCTGGTCCCACCTAACCTGTTTGGACTCCATTCTGAAGGGACTCCAACCCTGACCATACCATACTGCTTTGTCAGGTGTTACAAAGGCCGCCGCCCTGAGAGTCATGCCCCCCACGTACCCAATCAGCCGTCAGAGGCAGCTGCACACTTCTACTTCGAATTGGCGAAGACAGTTCTGATCAAGGCAGGGGGCAACAGCAGCACCTCCATCTTTACACATCCATCTTCCTCAGGAGGCCACCAGGGTCCTCACCGCAATCTGCATCTTTGCGCCTTTGAGATTGGGCTTTATGCCCTAGGCCTGCATAACTTTGTTTCTCCTAACTGGCTCTCTCGTACCTATTCTTCCCATGTATCCTGGATTACAGGTAAATCCAATGTCATGATTTGCATACAGGATGGAGGTGACTAGGAAGGGTCTTGTCTTTGTGACATTGCTGATCTGATGAAAGATCTCATCCCCTGACGTTCAGTGGTGCCCACTTTGCTCCTTGTTCTTTTCCCTTAAGGGCAGGCGATGGAGATAGGCAGTGCAGCCTTGACTATACTGGTAGAATGCTGGGATGGGCACCTGACACCCCCTGAAGTTGCATCGCTGGCTGACAGAGCGTCACGGGCACGAGACTCCAACATGGTGAGGGCAGCGGCAGAGCTGGCTCTAAGCTGCCTGCCTCATGCCCATGCACTGAACCCCAATGAAATCCAGCGAGCCTTGGTGCAATGCAAGGAACAGGTATTTCCTGCTTTCAGCCTTCTGGGCATGGGGGAACTTTACCCAACATTTTCCCtctaaaaaatgtatttgtttgtgtgtacatgatgGGGTGGGGTATGTATCAcagtgtgtgtggagatcagaggacagcttgtccaagtttgttctctccttataccatgtgggtcctaggaatcaaactcaagttgtcaggcctccttctctacctctctccctccctttcttccttccaagagGTCTAAGTTGCCTATGCGGGGCTTGAACTTACAATTCTGCTTCAGCTTTCTGAGTAGCTGGGACATGCTATTATTTGGGGTTTAGGGACCCTCTATTGATTCCCCCAATGTGGGAGTTTAtgaaaaatctaatttttttctctcattgtaACATTTCACATATTACAGGTTATCTGTTAGGTTCAAGATTAGAAGTTATTTTGGATTTTAGGTTTTCAGAGTATTTTCTTAAACCTGAGTGATCTTGGGGACGGGACCCAAAACTAGTTATGAAAtttgtattttacacacacatacatcctagAGGTAATCTTGTGTCTCTTGGCCTCTTTCTctcctatgtatgtatgcatgcatgcatgcagaggaaTTGGATCCAGGGCCTCATGCAGGCTAGGCAACCAACTGACTCATAGTCTCCAGCCCTTTTGTGCATGGAAGCATAGTTCATGGTATTTTCCTCTTGAGGTATCAATGAGCCTTGCTGttcaaaaaatttctaattttagtgttttattttcaaattattattcTCAGCCTAATAATATGAATTCACATTTTTACATTCATCCTATTCTATTCATATACTATGTGTTGTATTCTATTCTGTTATAATCCTAAAGCTAGGATTattcccatcacacacacaagcaaatagaGGAATAGAGGCTTACTACTTAGGGCACAAGATGATTCCTGAGAATGGATTTAGAGAAATGATGAGCTTTGGGTGTGTGAAACGGAACAATTGCTTGTCCGGTGCCTGTGTGAAGTTCTCACTACTGTTAAAGTCAGTGAGACAGTCAGTGACTTTGACCTCTGATGCCCCTAAGGCCTCTCCACCTAACGCCCTGTGCTCCTTTCCAGGATAACCTGATGTTGGAGAAGGCCTGCATGGCAGTGGAAGAGGCAGCCAAGGGTGGGGGCGTATACCCTGAAGTGCTGTTTGAGGTTGCTCATCAGTGGTTCTGGCTTTATGAGGAAACAGCAGGCGGCTCGTCCACAGCCCGTGAAGGGGCTACAAGCTGTAGTGGCAGTGGGATGAGGGCTGCTGGGGAGGCTGGGCGGGTACTCCCTGAGGGAAGGGGTGCCCCAGGGACTGAACCTGTTACAGTGGCTGCAGCAGCAGtgacagcagcagccacagtggTTCCAGTCATCTCAGTGGGATCCAGTTTATATCCAGGTCCAGGACTGGGGCATGGTCATTCCCCTGGCCTGCACCCCTATactgctctccagccccacttgcccTGCAGCCCTCAGTACCTCACCCACCCAGCTCACCCTGCCCACCCTATGCCTCATATGCCCCGGCCTGCCGTCTTCCCTGTGCCCAGCTCTGCATACCCACAGGTGAGACTGGTGTTTACTGATGGTGTGGGGCACTAGTTCATAGGGGTTGGAGTACTTTGGGTGTGTACTAGGGCTGTCTAGGGCTGTCCAGGAGCCCTGGTAAGGTGGTAGGAAATGGGAGACCAAGGCAACTAAGTAAGAAATGTAGGAATGCCCATTTGTTACCTAACAAGACTTAGTATCTGCTCTCCTTTCCCATCTACTATAGGGTGTGCATCCTGCATTCCTGGGGGCACAATACCCTTACTCAGTGACTCCTCCCTCGCTTGCTGCCACTGCTGTTTCTTTCCCTGTCCCTTCCATGGCTCCCATCACAGTCCATCCTTACCACACAGAGCCAGGGCTCCCACTGCCCACCAGTGTGGCTTGTGAGTTTCGGGGACAGGGAGCAGGTGAATGGAGGGGAGGAGCACTGGACATGGGAGGTAGGGCGGGCATTTCCTCTGTACCTCTTCTCTCACATGGCTTTCCATCTACCTCAGTGAGCAGTGTCCATCCAGCATCCACATTTCCAGCCATCCAGGGTGCCTCACTGCCTGCTCTGACCACGCAGCCCAGCCCTCTGGTAAGCGGAGGTTTTCCACCACCCGAAGAGGAGACGCACAGTCAACCAGTCAATCCACACAGCCTGCACCACCTGCATGCTGCTTACCGTGTTGGTAAGAAGTCCCTTTCTGTATTCCCACCTAGAGCTGAGTGAGGGGCTCTTCATTTGTTTACTATGGGTCAGGTACCAGGATGGGGGAGAAGGTGAAGGATATATCCTATCGTGTGCCCATCTGTGTTTCCTAGGGATGCTGGCACTGGAGATGCTAGGTCGCCGGGCACACAATGATCACCCCAACAACTTCTCCCGCTCCCCCCCTTACACTGATGATGTCAAATGGTTGCTGGGGCTGGCAGCAAAGCTGGGTAACACCTCCTCTCCCCAGGACCATTGTTCCCCCGACCTGCTTCCCTTACCTTCCTATCCCAGACCTCCTTCCTAGCTCTTGCTCAGAGTTGAGGCCTTGGTCGGGTATGTGTGCGAGCgcggggggtgggaggggcagtATGGAGGGTTACCTCAGCTCCTGGGATGGAGGGTGGTTCTCTGTCAGGCCAGAGCTGAGATATATAAGTGGGACCCTAGGGCAGAGGTGGCCACCCCCGTCTCatgcccctcccctgccccccaggAGTGAACTACGTGCACCAGTTCTGTGTGGGGGCAGCCAAGGGGGTGCTGAGCCCGTTTGTGCTGCAGGAGATCGTCATGGAGACGCTGCAGCGGCTGAACCCCATTCATGCCCACAACCACCTTCGAGCCCCAGCCTTCCACCAACTGGTGCAGCGCTGTcagcaggcatacatgcaggtgaTAATTCAGGAAGTATGGAGAAGGGTGGGATACCTCCCGAGCAGCTGGACCAGACCCTCAGCATGTAAGGGAGGTGGGCCCCattgtgtgtgctttgtgctgatagcccaccaacccaccctgcaGTACATACATCACCGCCTAATTCACCTGACCCCTGCCGACTACGACGACTTTGTGAATGCGATCCGCAGTGCCCGCAGCGCCTTCTGCCTGACACCCATGGGCATGATGCAGTTCAACGACATCCTACAGAACCTCAAGCGCAGCAAACAGACCAAGGAGCTATGGCAGCGGGTCTCTCTAGAGATAACCACCTTCTCCCCCTGAGTCTGGCCCCTGTAGGGCCCTGTTTAGGGACACAGGCCTGTGGCTGTGGGGCCTCACACAGAGGGCCGCGGGACTCTTGGCTGCACAGATCAACCCCACTCAATTCccctgtagcccagactggcagCTGCTCTTGGGCTGTAGCTTGGGGCCAAGATGTCTCAGACCTTAGAAGCCTAGGGTTGGGGGAGACAGCTTTGTCTGGGAGAGGGCGTTGGGTGGCCTCTGGTATTTATTtggcatttataaatatataaactcctTTTTTACTCTATTTTCTGggtctttgctttcttccttgtgtAGAAGAGCTGTGGAAAGACAGCTGATATCTGCTGTAGtctagggtttgtttgtttttccccccaCTGCAATGAAgcagacaaaacagaaaaataaggaagTTTATTAAGGACATTTCTAGCCCACAGCTAGGGCTCATATATGGCTCTATGAGCAACTGTCTGACCTCATCCCCATTCAATATGAATGACACTAGAGAGGCCAGGCCACAGGTAGATCCCACTGTCTTGACTAAAGGGGCCATAGCAAAGGGCCCTCTGATGCGTAGGCATTGACAGAAAGATTGCTGGGGATGAGGAGGGGAACCATTGAATACATTCTTCTACCCCTTCCCTGGAccctctcttcctcatctcccaGGTTCATAGGTCAAAGGTACCTAGTACCATGTGGGGTACCAAGGGAGCCCCTTTATTAGGCCCTACAACTATGGGAAAGAGATGGATGCCCCTCCCTTTTCAGCCATTCCAATCTTGGGGGACCACTGAGGTAGAGGGGTAAGGGGCCAGGCCACGTTAATCCCCCTGTGGGCTCTGCTCTAAGGCTTGCCCCTCAGTGAAGTTAGCAGGCTTTCTGCTGGTATGGAAAGACTGGGGGGCATCAGCCCACACTGGAATGCTGCAATTCTTCCCGAAGCCACAAGGGGGCTGGCTGGCCAAGCCGACTCAACAGCTTTGATAGTTCCAAGTTATGGTTCCGGAAAAAGTCCGTAAGGAAAAGGCGAGACTGATGGGAGAAAAAAAGTGAGAGGAGAAACAAACAGTAAAAGGTACAGCAAGGTCACACCCTGAAGGTGGAGTGGCAGCTGTAACCCAGGTTCCACTTACCTCCATGTCCATGTCTGGGTACCTCCGGCCTTTGCTTCTCCCAAGACAGCGAGTCTTACCACCTTCAAGCCCCTGGCACCAAAATCCTTTATCTTCATCAAACCTACTCAAAGGAACAGGCCATTAGGTGTCAAGGAGAAGGGAAATTCAACCCCACAAGTACACCTACCCTCCTAGCCCACAGGAAGACATGTCTCTTCCAAACAGaacctctttccctttccccatAAAACCTTCTTTCCCTTGGCTTATGCTCTCCCACCTGAGGGTCCTCGTGTAGTTCAGAAAGGGGGTGATACCCAGGAACTTCTGGATGATCTCCATTGAGGCTGCTGGGTTGACACGAAGTTCCTGCCCATCCATAATCAGCAACTGAAGGGACAGAAATATGATTCCCtctcaattctttttatttttaatttttttatctttaattttttatttattaatttattttattttatttatttatttatttttttgagacaggttttctctgtgtagccctggctgtcctggaacttactctgtagaccaggctggccttgaactaagaaatctgcctgcctctgcctcccaattgctgggattaaaggcatgtgccaccactgcctggctccctctCAGTTCTTAAGAAGACTGGGATGAAGGGAAGGGGTACCCTAATAAGGGCTTTTGTGAGACTGTACCTGTCCAGAGGGATAGTA contains:
- the Zswim8 gene encoding zinc finger SWIM domain-containing protein 8 isoform X2 produces the protein MELMFAEWEDGERFSFEDSDRFEEDSLCSFISEAESLCQNWRGWRKQSAGPNSPTGGGGGGGSGGTRTRDGLVIPLVELSAKQVAFHIPFEVVEKVYPPVPEQLQLRIAFWSFPENEEDIRLYSCLANGSADEFQRGDQLFRMRAVKDPLQIGFHLSATVVPPQMVPPKGAYNVAVMFDRCRVTSCSCTCGAGAKWCTHVVALCLFRIHNASAVCLRAPVSESLSRLQRDQLQKFAQYLISELPQQILPTAQRLLDELLSSQSTAINTVCGAPDPTAGPSASDQSTWYLDESTLTDNIKKTLHKFCGPSPVVFSDVNSMYLSSTEPPAAAEWACLLRPLRGREPEGVWNLLSIVREMFKRRDSNAAPLLEILTDQCLTYEQITGWWYSVRTSASHSSASGHTGRSNGQSEVAAHACASMCDEMVTLWRLAVLDPALSPQRRRELCAQLRQWQLKVIENVKRGQHKKTLERLFPGFRPAVEACYFNWEEAYPLPGVTYSGTDRKLALCWARALPARPGASRSGGLEESRPRPLPTEPAVRPKEPGAKRKGLGEGVSSQRGPRRLSAEGGDKALHKMGPSGGKAKVLGGTGSGGKSSASSGSKRRLSSEDSSLEPDLAEMSLDDSSLALGAEASTFGGFPESPPPCPPSVGSRGPSTFLPEPPDTYEEDAGVYFSEGPEPPIASASHPGLLPGEVCIRDDLPSTDDSGSGLHKTKEAAPAVGEEDDDYQAYYLNAQDGAGGEEEKAEGGAGEEHDLFAGLKPLEQESRMEVLFACAEALHAHGYSNEASRLTVELAQDLLANPPDLKGKKNKVSTSRQTWVATNTLTKAAFLLTVLSERPEHHNLAFRVGMFALELQRPPASTKALEVKLAYQESEVAALLKKIPRGPSEMSTIRCRAEELREGTLCDYRPVLPLMLASFIFDVLCAPVVSLTGSRPPSRNWTNEMPGDEELGFEAAVAALGMKTTVSEAEHPLLCEGTRREKGDLALALMITYKDDQAKLKKILDKLLDRESQTHKPQTLSSFYSSSRPATANQRSPSKHGAPSAPGALQPLTSSSAGPAQPGNVAGAGPGPTEGFTEKNVPESSPHSPCEGLPPEAALTPRAEGKVPSRLALGSRGGYNGRGWGSPGRPKKKHTGMASIDSSAPETTSDSSPTLSRRPLRGGWAPTSWGRGQDSDSISSSSSDSLGSSSSSGSRRASASGGARAKTVEVGRCYKGRRPESHAPHVPNQPSEAAAHFYFELAKTVLIKAGGNSSTSIFTHPSSSGGHQGPHRNLHLCAFEIGLYALGLHNFVSPNWLSRTYSSHVSWITGQAMEIGSAALTILVECWDGHLTPPEVASLADRASRARDSNMVRAAAELALSCLPHAHALNPNEIQRALVQCKEQDNLMLEKACMAVEEAAKGGGVYPEVLFEVAHQWFWLYEETAGGSSTAREGATSCSGSGMRAAGEAGRVLPEGRGAPGTEPVTVAAAAVTAAATVVPVISVGSSLYPGPGLGHGHSPGLHPYTALQPHLPCSPQYLTHPAHPAHPMPHMPRPAVFPVPSSAYPQGVHPAFLGAQYPYSVTPPSLAATAVSFPVPSMAPITVHPYHTEPGLPLPTSVACEFRGQGAVSSVHPASTFPAIQGASLPALTTQPSPLVSGGFPPPEEETHSQPVNPHSLHHLHAAYRVGMLALEMLGRRAHNDHPNNFSRSPPYTDDVKWLLGLAAKLGDRHGDAAAAEPHSCPQPPSSPSLPPTGAALSAGIHAVHTSPPNSPDPCRLRRLCECDPQCPQRLLPDTHGHDAVQRHPTEPQAQQTDQGAMAAGLSRDNHLLPLSLAPVGPCLGTQACGCGASHRGPRDSWLHRSTPLNSPVAQTGSCSWAVAWGQDVSDLRSLGLGETALSGRGRWVASGIYLAFINI
- the Zswim8 gene encoding zinc finger SWIM domain-containing protein 8 isoform X1, whose amino-acid sequence is MELMFAEWEDGERFSFEDSDRFEEDSLCSFISEAESLCQNWRGWRKQSAGPNSPTGGGGGGGSGGTRTRDGLVIPLVELSAKQVAFHIPFEVVEKVYPPVPEQLQLRIAFWSFPENEEDIRLYSCLANGSADEFQRGDQLFRMRAVKDPLQIGFHLSATVVPPQMVPPKGAYNVAVMFDRCRVTSCSCTCGAGAKWCTHVVALCLFRIHNASAVCLRAPVSESLSRLQRDQLQKFAQYLISELPQQILPTAQRLLDELLSSQSTAINTVCGAPDPTAGPSASDQSTWYLDESTLTDNIKKTLHKFCGPSPVVFSDVNSMYLSSTEPPAAAEWACLLRPLRGREPEGVWNLLSIVREMFKRRDSNAAPLLEILTDQCLTYEQITGWWYSVRTSASHSSASGHTGRSNGQSEVAAHACASMCDEMVTLWRLAVLDPALSPQRRRELCAQLRQWQLKVIENVKRGQHKKTLERLFPGFRPAVEACYFNWEEAYPLPGVTYSGTDRKLALCWARALPARPGASRSGGLEESRPRPLPTEPAVRPKEPGAKRKGLGEGVSSQRGPRRLSAEGGDKALHKMGPSGGKAKVLGGTGSGGKSSASSGSKRRLSSEDSSLEPDLAEMSLDDSSLALGAEASTFGGFPESPPPCPPSVGSRGPSTFLPEPPDTYEEDAGVYFSEGPEPPIASASHPGLLPGEVCIRDDLPSTDDSGSGLHKTKEAAPAVGEEDDDYQAYYLNAQDGAGGEEEKAEGGAGEEHDLFAGLKPLEQESRMEVLFACAEALHAHGYSNEASRLTVELAQDLLANPPDLKVEPPPAKGKKNKVSTSRQTWVATNTLTKAAFLLTVLSERPEHHNLAFRVGMFALELQRPPASTKALEVKLAYQESEVAALLKKIPRGPSEMSTIRCRAEELREGTLCDYRPVLPLMLASFIFDVLCAPVVSLTGSRPPSRNWTNEMPGDEELGFEAAVAALGMKTTVSEAEHPLLCEGTRREKGDLALALMITYKDDQAKLKKILDKLLDRESQTHKPQTLSSFYSSSRPATANQRSPSKHGAPSAPGALQPLTSSSAGPAQPGNVAGAGPGPTEGFTEKNVPESSPHSPCEGLPPEAALTPRAEGKVPSRLALGSRGGYNGRGWGSPGRPKKKHTGMASIDSSAPETTSDSSPTLSRRPLRGGWAPTSWGRGQDSDSISSSSSDSLGSSSSSGSRRASASGGARAKTVEVGRCYKGRRPESHAPHVPNQPSEAAAHFYFELAKTVLIKAGGNSSTSIFTHPSSSGGHQGPHRNLHLCAFEIGLYALGLHNFVSPNWLSRTYSSHVSWITGQAMEIGSAALTILVECWDGHLTPPEVASLADRASRARDSNMVRAAAELALSCLPHAHALNPNEIQRALVQCKEQDNLMLEKACMAVEEAAKGGGVYPEVLFEVAHQWFWLYEETAGGSSTAREGATSCSGSGMRAAGEAGRVLPEGRGAPGTEPVTVAAAAVTAAATVVPVISVGSSLYPGPGLGHGHSPGLHPYTALQPHLPCSPQYLTHPAHPAHPMPHMPRPAVFPVPSSAYPQGVHPAFLGAQYPYSVTPPSLAATAVSFPVPSMAPITVHPYHTEPGLPLPTSVACEFRGQGAVSSVHPASTFPAIQGASLPALTTQPSPLVSGGFPPPEEETHSQPVNPHSLHHLHAAYRVGMLALEMLGRRAHNDHPNNFSRSPPYTDDVKWLLGLAAKLGDRHGDAAAAEPHSCPQPPSSPSLPPTGAALSAGIHAVHTSPPNSPDPCRLRRLCECDPQCPQRLLPDTHGHDAVQRHPTEPQAQQTDQGAMAAGLSRDNHLLPLSLAPVGPCLGTQACGCGASHRGPRDSWLHRSTPLNSPVAQTGSCSWAVAWGQDVSDLRSLGLGETALSGRGRWVASGIYLAFINI
- the Zswim8 gene encoding zinc finger SWIM domain-containing protein 8 isoform X4, translating into MELMFAEWEDGERFSFEDSDRFEEDSLCSFISEAESLCQNWRGWRKQSAGPNSPTGGGGGGGSGGTRTRDGLVIPLVELSAKQVAFHIPFEVVEKVYPPVPEQLQLRIAFWSFPENEEDIRLYSCLANGSADEFQRGDQLFRMRAVKDPLQIGFHLSATVVPPQMVPPKGAYNVAVMFDRCRVTSCSCTCGAGAKWCTHVVALCLFRIHNASAVCLRAPVSESLSRLQRDQLQKFAQYLISELPQQILPTAQRLLDELLSSQSTAINTVCGAPDPTAGPSASDQSTWYLDESTLTDNIKKTLHKFCGPSPVVFSDVNSMYLSSTEPPAAAEWACLLRPLRGREPEGVWNLLSIVREMFKRRDSNAAPLLEILTDQCLTYEQITGWWYSVRTSASHSSASGHTGRSNGQSEVAAHACASMCDEMVTLWRLAVLDPALSPQRRRELCAQLRQWQLKVIENVKRGQHKKTLERLFPGFRPAVEACYFNWEEAYPLPGVTYSGTDRKLALCWARALPARPGASRSGGLEESRPRPLPTEPAVRPKEPGAKRKGLGEGVSSQRGPRRLSAEGGDKALHKMGPSGGKAKVLGGTGSGGKSSASSGSKRRLSSEDSSLEPDLAEMSLDDSSLALGAEASTFGGFPESPPPCPPSVGSRGPSTFLPEPPDTYEEDADDSGSGLHKTKEAAPAVGEEDDDYQAYYLNAQDGAGGEEEKAEGGAGEEHDLFAGLKPLEQESRMEVLFACAEALHAHGYSNEASRLTVELAQDLLANPPDLKVEPPPAKGKKNKVSTSRQTWVATNTLTKAAFLLTVLSERPEHHNLAFRVGMFALELQRPPASTKALEVKLAYQESEVAALLKKIPRGPSEMSTIRCRAEELREGTLCDYRPVLPLMLASFIFDVLCAPVVSLTGSRPPSRNWTNEMPGDEELGFEAAVAALGMKTTVSEAEHPLLCEGTRREKGDLALALMITYKDDQAKLKKILDKLLDRESQTHKPQTLSSFYSSSRPATANQRSPSKHGAPSAPGALQPLTSSSAGPAQPGNVAGAGPGPTEGFTEKNVPESSPHSPCEGLPPEAALTPRAEGKVPSRLALGSRGGYNGRGWGSPGRPKKKHTGMASIDSSAPETTSDSSPTLSRRPLRGGWAPTSWGRGQDSDSISSSSSDSLGSSSSSGSRRASASGGARAKTVEVGRCYKGRRPESHAPHVPNQPSEAAAHFYFELAKTVLIKAGGNSSTSIFTHPSSSGGHQGPHRNLHLCAFEIGLYALGLHNFVSPNWLSRTYSSHVSWITGQAMEIGSAALTILVECWDGHLTPPEVASLADRASRARDSNMVRAAAELALSCLPHAHALNPNEIQRALVQCKEQDNLMLEKACMAVEEAAKGGGVYPEVLFEVAHQWFWLYEETAGGSSTAREGATSCSGSGMRAAGEAGRVLPEGRGAPGTEPVTVAAAAVTAAATVVPVISVGSSLYPGPGLGHGHSPGLHPYTALQPHLPCSPQYLTHPAHPAHPMPHMPRPAVFPVPSSAYPQGVHPAFLGAQYPYSVTPPSLAATAVSFPVPSMAPITVHPYHTEPGLPLPTSVACEFRGQGAVSSVHPASTFPAIQGASLPALTTQPSPLVSGGFPPPEEETHSQPVNPHSLHHLHAAYRVGMLALEMLGRRAHNDHPNNFSRSPPYTDDVKWLLGLAAKLGDRHGDAAAAEPHSCPQPPSSPSLPPTGAALSAGIHAVHTSPPNSPDPCRLRRLCECDPQCPQRLLPDTHGHDAVQRHPTEPQAQQTDQGAMAAGLSRDNHLLPLSLAPVGPCLGTQACGCGASHRGPRDSWLHRSTPLNSPVAQTGSCSWAVAWGQDVSDLRSLGLGETALSGRGRWVASGIYLAFINI